In a single window of the Spodoptera frugiperda isolate SF20-4 chromosome 19, AGI-APGP_CSIRO_Sfru_2.0, whole genome shotgun sequence genome:
- the LOC118281265 gene encoding uncharacterized protein LOC118281265 has translation MKVCACVLLFTIIANVGKSTAEGLPLNERAVHLALETVLEFNDKDKASDLKFLDKVKNLINKVKTVIDKTGSYRRDFKDGDIETLTEFIQQAVALLNAYDDATFGDFFKTLDDEIRKYHYRGCKFHELMENYEIRSLLRYAFDLISGKPVQVIKAYMNVLADTLKDESYDDNVKEIVDYINSLYGAKAKDKLTKVLQEIEDYGKATPKKKHAASRILKEGIRSIIFDHYTALNPNARRELKSKIELYLKKSKTSSPKLIHNNNRPETVSKKPHTTIKKEPLKSPEKKLERIDINQKDIKKIAKNDKKLMRHRKEKKDHSKFPDIPLHTGKPVKEGKENKKDKPRAQSEDKDLTSISSSSEDDDESSSDVGINSIEKSQERQKAYNTMRYVTLYPETITQIPRNSSKDVNFINRSVRATTPFRQRVLTMWVEETTGGIPQHILNKYKATTLKPHKRHKKHEKRHKKKHSKGKKTHHKKHKSHYTTKQLMKYTRRSTYKPYRYTTKHRSKLSYDRIKYANGKPQQQIPEHYEVPTLDKQNKPVNIFGPVRLDVNQNLLINKITARTTLPVTRHPMLRTTPSTHKPMALRNKIESKHMKRYPLPSNSTNTPGIALLMPVSIAAIGKRYKMLNGPQKLDMRKNADNPHSDEGLTIEHFDKRKRSGASQEDPFVIQRLHQLERELKEVKNSINTATKRSKKRDFDNSREKKEKHGEKDTDSYDIRSEESGKRNHHYKTTKLTAIRYNANNEQFTHASTVKKPEYQIEYKIVKEKGSDFKEIIPDQRVRANDEPTPFENKDRDIRHPSDERQAKSHNKTLLIDVSTRLYPITSTTDTITAKPTDEHTTTTPHFTGKALRDVTATNNPKTTKNYNDHTKTTTKTTTVAFSSSVATANTYKTTNVELDGARDGKTVSENQVIVKHDVKATTKIHNEESTVNHATSHGKDAIVLFKGLVEKSGKNVAENEV, from the exons atgaaagtgTGCGCTTGTGTTCTGCTGTTCACAataattg cTAACGTAGGCAAAAGTACTGCTGAGGGGTTGCCCTTAAATGAAAGAGCTGTCCATTTGGCTCTAGAAACCGTTCTAGAATTTAACGACAAAGACAAGGCTTCAGATCTAAAGTTTCTAGACAAAGTAAagaatctaataaataaagttaaaactgTAATTGATAAGACAGGTAGCTACAGAAGGGATTTTAAAGATGGCGACATTGAAACGCTAACAGAATTCATTCAACAAGCTGTTGCTTTACTAAACGCTTATGACGACGCGACGTTCGGAGACTTTTTCAAAACCTTAGACgatgaaataagaaaatatcattataGGGGATGTAAATTCCATGAATTGATGGAGAATTATGAGATTAGGTCGTTGTTGAGATATGCTTTTGATCTGATTAGTGGGAAGCCGGTCCAAGTGATAAAGGCTTATATGAACGTGCTAGCTGATACGCTTAAAGATGAGAGTTATGATGATAATGTCAAAGAAATTGTAGATTATATCAACTCCTTATATGGGGCGAAAGCTAAAGATAAATTAACAAAGGTTTTACAAGAGATAGAGGACTATGGTAAAGCTACACCGAAGAAAAAACATGCTGCATCTAGAATTCTTAAAGAAGGTATTCGGTCGATTATATTCGATCATTATACGGCATTGAACCCAAATGCTAGACGAGAATTAAAGTCCAAAATAGAATTGTACTTAAAGAAAAGCAAAACATCTTCACCTAAACTAATTCACAACAACAATAGACCAGAAACTGTATCGAAAAAACCTCACACTACAATAAAGAAAGAACCTCTAAAATCACCTGAAAAGAAATTAGAAAGAATCGATATCAATCAAAAGGACATTAAAAAGATCGCAAAGAACGATAAAAAGTTAATGCGACATCGCAAAGAAAAGAAAGATCATTCGAAATTCCCCGACATACCCCTACATACAGGAAAACCAGTAAAAGaaggtaaagaaaataaaaaagacaaaccACGAGCCCAATCAGAAGATAAAGACTTAACATCAATATCCTCCAGCTCAGAAGATGACGATGAATCATCAAGTGACGTAGGTATAAACTCCATAGAAAAATCTCAAGAAAGACAGAAAGCTTATAACACAATGAGATACGTAACGCTATACCCAGAAACAATAACCCAAATACCACGAAACAGTAGCAAAGATGTGAACTTCATTAACCGATCAGTCAGAGCTACTACACCATTCAGACAAAGAGTTCTAACCATGTGGGTAGAAGAAACAACAGGGGGTATACCTCAacacatactaaataaatacaaagctACAACATTGAAACCGCATAAAAGGCACAAGAAGCACGAAAAGAGACACAAGAAGAAACACTCGAAAGGCAAGAAGACTCATCATAAGAAACATAAAAGTCACTACACTACAAAACAATTGATGAAATACACAAGACGTTCCACTTACAAGCCGTACCGTTATACGACAAAGCATAGGAGTAAATTGAGTTATGATAGAATTAAATACGCTAACGGTAAACCCCAACAGCAAATACCGGAACATTATGAGGTCCCTACTCtagataaacaaaacaaacctgTGAACATATTTGGACCTGTTAGATTGGATGTTAA TCAAAACctactaataaacaaaataacagcaCGAACGACTTTGCCAGTAACTCGGCACCCGATGTTGCGGACGACGCCTTCTACACATAAACCTATGGCTTTGAGAAACAAAATAGAAAGCAAGCATATGAAGAGATATCCCTTGCCGTCCAACTCCACAAATACGCCAGGCATAGCATTGCTAATGCCTGTTTCTATAGCTGCCATTGGTAAAAGATACAAAATGCTAAACGGCCCACAAAAACTGGATATGCGAAAAAACGCAGACAACCCACATTCAGATGAAGGCTTAACCATAGAACATTTTGACAAAAGAAAGCGATCAGGCGCGAGTCAGGAAGACCCGTTCGTGATACAACGTTTACATCAACTAGAGAGAGAGTTAAAAGAAGTGAAGAACAGCATCAATACTGCTACGAAGAGGAGTAAGAAAAGAGATTTTGATAACAGTAGGGAGAAGAAAGAGAAACATGGAGAAAAAGATACAGACAGCTACGATATAAGAAGCGAAGAGTCTGGTAAAAGAAATCACCATTATAAAACTACGAAATTAACAGCAATACGTTATAATGCTAATAATGAACAGTTTACTCATGCAAGCACTGTTAAGAAACCAGAATATCAAAtcgaatataaaattgttaaagaAAAAGGCTCAGATTTTAAAGAAATCATACCTGATCAAAGAGTGAGAGCTAATGATGAACCAACACCATTTGAAAATAAAGATAGGGATATAAGACACCCAAGCGATGAAAGACAGGCCAAgtcacataacaaaacattactaaTTGATGTTTCAACAAGATTATACCCAATTACGTCAACAACAGATACAATTACTGCAAAACCTACTGACGAACACACAACAACAACTCCACATTTCACAGGCAAAGCTTTAAGAGATGTTACCGCAACAAATAATCCAAAAACTACCAAAAATTACAACGATCATACTAAAACTACTACAAAAACTACCACAGTAGCTTTTAGTAGTAGTGTTGCCACTGCGAATACGTATAAAACTACCAATGTTGAGTTGGATGGTGCTAGGGATGGTAAAACTGTCTCTGAGAATCAAGTAATAGTAAAACATGATGTAAAAGCTACTACTAAGATACATAATGAGGAGAGTACTGTTAATCACGCTACGTCTCATGGTAAAGATgcaatagttttgtttaaagGTTTAGTTGAGAAGTCTGGTAAAAATGTTGCTGAGAACGAAGTTTAG
- the LOC118281035 gene encoding uncharacterized protein LOC118281035: MKAIFITIFLNYELFLCKTVHKKTLNETFLTRNLHRSLIEIDSLLRGVQKEIQKERKIIKTQLDYEHAIIPEDSNVLGYDVTDLFWGETGVEGVTHEDVTSTFLPTPPTPPPTEEDYGEAYEENTEPPIPPPPPTTTMEINTNYPGYPYEPPPFNPIGYEPENTPTPRNDSFDFLLTPPIFDTTTRSPYDEVKGLPTTPTPVDIDTPPPTPIPDYSFTTIKYTFDLPSPPGPETQTRQKIRMNSYDFAVTPPDFGKLTRSLIDDFNKYFGFMFQNNKPSKLSTLARKPFNAPLKTPHPPRTTKRLSKYLMRNEQKLNLMSHVTPASEKAMHDFENRFRHVATTPVQWWTAKKSVRARVPLMPAASSLSKSQLWAQQHMKNSAPVHREGGLTPQEEPGFPPSQPDHKTAATTTETTRLTARTGVFDSFGIPQYNPLTSTSLSTAASFNDTRLIFGDIGIKKSTKAPTERRVYLKMMEELNEGYLPIFLLEIFRITSLKDEKPVKELLEEVELHVNT; the protein is encoded by the exons ATGAAAGcaatatttataactatatttCTAAATTATGAATTGTTCCTCTGTAAAACTGTACATAAAA AAACATTAAACGAAACATTCCTAACGAGAAACCTGCACAGATCGCTGATAGAAATCGACTCCCTCCTCAGAGGAGTACAGAAAGAAATACAGAAAGAGAGGAAAATAATCAAAACCCAATTAGATTATGAACACGCAATAATACCAGAAGACAGTAACGTTCTAGGTTATGACGTCACAGATCTCTTTTGGGGTGAAACCGGAGTCGAAGGAGTCACCCATGAGGATGTGACATCCACCTTTCTACCAACACCACCCACTCCCCCCCCTACGGAAGAAGATTATGGAGAGGCTTATGAGGAGAACACAGAACCGCCTATACCCCCGCCCCCACCTACTACTACTATGGAAATTAACACCAACTACCCTGGCTACCCTTACGAACCACCCCCTTTTAACCCAATAGGTTATGAGCCGGAAAACACTCCGACGCCTCGAAATGACTCATTCGATTTTCTATTGACACCACCTATCTTTGATACTACGACAAGAAGTCCCTACGATGAAGTTAAAGGGTTACCTACAACTCCCACACCAGTAGATATAGATACACCACCACCAACGCCAATACCAGATTATTCGTTCACCACCATCAAATACACTTTCGACTTACCCAGCCCACCTGGGCCGGAGACGCAAACGAGACAAAAGATTCGGATGAATTCCTATGACTTCGCTGTAACCCCACCAGATTTCGGCAAATTGACGCGCAGTTTAATAGACgactttaataaatactttggtTTCATGTTCCAAAATAATAAGCCATCTAAACTTTCTACTCTTGCACGGAAACCATTTAATGCCCCCCTAAAAACTCCCCACCCTCCAAGAACCACAAAAAGGCTGTCAAAGTATCTGATGCGCAATGAACAGAAACTGAATTTGATGTCCCATGTTACTCCTGCTTCGGAGAAAGCTATGCATGATTTTGAAAACCGATTCCGACATGTGGCCACTACGCCTGTTCAGTGGTGGACTGCCAAGAAGTCAGTCAGGGCCAGGGTTCCTCTCA tgcCTGCTGCAAGTTCTTTGTCCAAATCGCAATTGTGGGCACAGCAACACATGAAGAATTCTGCTCCGGTACACAGAGAAGGTGGTTTGACTCCTCAAGAGGAGCCTGGGTTTCCTCCATCACAACCGGACCACAAAACTGCTGCTACCACTACAGAAACAACAAg GTTGACGGCAAGAACTGGCGTCTTCGATAGTTTCGGAATACCGCAGTACAATCCACTGACGAGCACGTCTCTCAGTACTGCCGCTTCATTCAACGATACTCGCCTTATATTTGGAG aCATTGGAATCAAGAAGAGTACGAAGGCTCCAACGGAAAGGAGAGTCTATCTGAAGATGATGGAGGAACTGAATGAGGGATACCTGCCCATCTTCCTCCTAGAAATATTCAGGATCACTTCCTTGAAGGATGAGAAACCAGTCAAAGAGCTATTAGAAGAAGTAGAACTACATGTTAATACGTAA
- the LOC118281221 gene encoding uncharacterized protein LOC118281221 codes for MKKSTNVRKEPSTHKDKESDDAEDTSSVTTPAQVNIKRTHQTTTTMLPYFQMIEDLKEGYMVVFLMELMRIMASKDKDDLFEVLVHTEQIALQLRETGKIIWLGQPLLHVTMKLAKFMTEAETGVIQKHASKLKRKISRRHQELSSEVNTIIDYADMLYDDEEGTQLFSALKDFDDYPNTITSGYTICLALIESFLKPYRRLSNTELRQQLLDSVNLELRARNEADRSEDNALGFLAIEQRPPLESESDTSPFSRKSQKQMRQKLQKTRTKHSTIKQELTTFQPGYSDDIYRRRLSYTSDNRYQYPMLRNMKPITSIQRRFKIG; via the exons atgaaaaagTCGACCAATGTCCGCAAAGAACCTTCAACACACAAAGACAAAGAAAGCGATGATGCAGAGGACACCAGCTCTGTGACTACACCAGCACAAGTGAATATAAAAC GTACACACCAAACTACAACCACGATGCTTCCATACTTCCAAATGATTGAGGATCTGAAGGAAGGCTACATGGTGGTGTTCTTGATGGAGCTGATGAGGATCATGGCTTCTAAAGACAAGGACGACCTGTTTGAAGTCCTCGTCCACACTGAACAGATCGCGTTGCA ACTTCGCGAGACTGGGAAGATTATCTGGCTCGGGCAGCCTCTCCTACACGTCACTATGAAACTGGCAAAATTCATGACTGAAGCTGAAACGGGAGTCATACAAA AACACGCTTCAAAGTTAAAAAGAAAGATAAGTAGACGTCACCAGGAGCTATCTTCTGAAGTGAACACCATCATAGACTATGCTGACATGCTGTATGATGATGAAGAAGGCACGCAACTGTTCAGTGCGCTCAAAGACTTTGATGACTAtcctaaca CTATAACATCAGGATATACAATATGTCTAGCATTGATAGAGAGCTTCCTAAAGCCGTATCGACGGCTCAGTAATACGGAGTTACGTCAACAATTACTAGACTCTGTTAACTTAGAGCTAAGAGCTAGAAATGAAGCAGACCGGTCGGAGGACAATGCTTTGGGATTCTTAg CAATAGAACAAAGACCACCACTAGAATCAGAGAGCGACACTTCACCATTCTCGAGGAAATCACAAAAGCAAATGAGACAGAAACTACAAAAGACAAGGACAAAACATTCGACAATCAAGCAGGAACTCACGACGTTTCAACCAGGCTACAGCGACGACATCTATCGACGGAGACTCAGCTATACATCGGACAATCGGTACCAATACCCCATGTTGAGAAACATGAAGCCGATTACAAGTATACAGAGGCGGTTTAAAATAGGGTAG
- the LOC118281222 gene encoding uncharacterized protein LOC118281222 translates to MKVCACVLLFTIFALIKASSQHTIKDQILKQAADDKLHRNEDRTRDVTRDLPAKPKALGKVPRFQVTTPRVVTFTEFLQQAIHILNTYDDTTFGDFIDILNEEVKNHHYKGCKFSDLTKHHDTRRLLQTKLDLISGKPVSETKANVNALADMLRDERYDRKAKDFVDFINSLYGAATVEKFEKILNELEHYNKPGTRRMDDNLAQLVKDALKTLIFDYYTKLHVNAKIELKEKIQEIWNQMQERQTSGYNKYNFRVTPPTTKYDTSENMIPAPVSPAEDKESSYDADQGTSGDARAKKTVRIASSMDSEYVLDSSSNSINEFQEKLRQFNTQRYVTLVTEAYGEVHSDKDGTDEANRIGTNNEAQHKNKQTSGENKKKYVKGLARYAMKHLNNHDINKVYQMATRDRKKYREEKKDDSIEESRQVSVKDKYYEVKKNGGGGKRVTGMDTFGYKRALPLDQWRGWRYKQIYRRSGSLNTTTTQTNDLVRRVSNLEVQLQEVKEEIHDGHTTDRHSNTQSVETRSMYDTKNRINKTRAVPTIQMRADANEFITEATNNKTEEVTATEPSVATTDTVVHVDTNTRTTEVHVDTNTRTTEVHVDTNTRTTEVHVDTNTRTTEVHVDTNTRTTEVHSPVTVAEVSAADTRLYDIVNATAVYDKTNASMTTSKSLRRHNSPITHAAADYTYIELDPFDHVHES, encoded by the exons atgaaagtgTGCGCTTGTGTTCTGCTGTTCACTATATTCG CTCTCATCAAAGCAAGCTCTCAACACACCATCAAAGACCAAATACTCAAACAAGCAGCTGACGACAAACTCCATCGAAATGAAGACAGAACACGTGACGTCACCAGAGACCTTCCAGCGAAGCCTAAAGCACTAGGCAAGGTACCTAGGTTCCAGGTCACCACGCCAAGAGTAGTGACCTTCACTGAGTTCCTACAACAAGCGATCCATATACTGAATACTTACGACGACACCACGTTCGGAGATTTCATCGACATTTTAAATGAAGAAGTTAAAAACCATCACTACAAAGGATGCAAGTTCTCCGACCTGACCAAACACCACGACACTAGAAGGCTGCTGCAGACTAAACTGGACTTGATCAGCGGGAAACCGGTGTCTGAGACGAAAGCCAATGTAAATGCTTTAGCTGACATGCTCAGAGACGAGAGGTATGACAGGAAAGCCAAAGATTTCGTCGATTTCATCAATTCTTTGTACGGAGCCGCAACTGTAGAGAAATTCGAGAAGATTCTGAATGAACTGGAACATTACAACAAGCCAGGAACTAGACGCATGGACGACAATCTGGCGCAACTTGTAAAGGACGCACTGAAGACGTTGATATTCGATTACTACACGAAGCTACATGTCAACGCTAAAATAGAActcaaagaaaaaatacaagagATTTGGAATCAAATGCAAGAAAGACAAACTTCAGgttataacaaatataatttccGTGTAACACCTCCTACTACTAAGTATGATACATCAGAGAATATGATTCCTGCACCTGTATCTCCTGCAGAAGACAAAGAGTCCAGCTATGATGCAGACCAAGGAACTAGTGGAGATGCAAGAGCTAAGAAAACCGTTAGAATAGCTTCAAGTATGGACTCAGAATATGTCTTAGACTCTTCTTCTAACTCTATAAACGAATTCCAGGAGAAGTTGCGTCAGTTTAACACGCAACGTTACGTGACTTTGGTCACAGAAGCTTACGGCGAGGTACACTCAGACAAGGATGGGACGGATGAAGCCAACCGAATAGGAACCAATAATGAAgcacaacacaaaaataaacaaacatctggcgaaaacaaaaagaaatatgtgaAAGGTTTGGCAAGATATGCAATGAAGCATTTAAACAATCACgatattaataaagtatatcAGATGGCCACAAGAGATAGAAAGAAGTACAGAGAAGAGAAGAAAGATGATTCAATAGAAGAAAGTAGACAAGTTAGTGTGAAGGATAAATACTATGAAGTAAAGAAGAATGGGGGTGGAGGCAAACGTGTTACTGGTATGGACACGTTTGGGTATAAGAGGGCGTTACCTCTTGACCAATGGCGTGGATGGAG ATATAAACAAATCTATCGCAGAAGTGGAAGCCTTAACACCACAACAACACAAACCAATGATTTAGTGAGAAGAGTCAGCAATCTAGAAGTACAACTGCAAGAAGTGAAGGAAGAAATACACGATGGACACACTACAGATAGACATAGCAATACACAGTCAGTCGAAACGAGATCAATGTACGATACAAAGAACAGAATAAATAAGACAAGAGCTGTACCGACAATACAAATGAGAGCTGACGCAAACGAATTCATAACTGAAGCAACGAACAATAAAACAGAAGAAGTTACTGCGACAGAACCATCCGTAGCCACAACAGATACAGTAGTACATGTAGATACAAATACTAGAACTACTGAAGTACATGTAGATACAAATACTAGAACTACTGAAGTACATGTAGATACAAATACTAGAACTACTGAAGTACATGTAGATACAAATACTAGAACTACTGAAGTACATGTAGATACAAATACTAGAACTACTGAAGTACATTCTCCTGTAACCGTCGCTGAAGTAAGTGCAGCAGATACGAGGCTGTACGACATTGTCAATGCAACTGCAGTCTATGATAAAACCAATGCGTCTATGACGACTAGTAAGAGTTTGAGGAGACATAATTCTCCTATAACGCATGCTGCTGCTGATTATACTTATATAGAGTTGGATCCGTTTGATCATGTACATGAGAGTTGA
- the LOC126911758 gene encoding uncharacterized protein LOC126911758: MKTRSFTNTRLLLTENKVVRSGKRELKDTQKQFLKEVKAHLSKSKLFRPPNSKMTAKQKILKQIVEGSSYSDEEESLQKNLIEALHKSNRDKRYKHGTVNGKGKSGKKEYLDLTRRSGRSGVKFKSMISLIRNGFLR, translated from the exons ATGAAGACTAGAAGCTTTACAAACACCAGGCTTCTTCTCACTGAGAATAAAGTCGTCAGATCTGGTAAAAGAGAATTAAAAGACACACAGAAGCAGTTTCTGAAGGAAGTCAAAGCACATTTGTCTAAATCAAAGCTGTTTAGACCACCTAATAGTAAAATGACTGCTAAACAgaagattttaaaacaaattgttgaAGGATCTAGCTACAGCGATGAAGAAGAGTCTTTACAGAAGAATTTGATTGAGGCCCTACATAAGAGTAATAGGGATAAACGTTATAAACATGGTACTGTGAATGGTAAAGGTAAATCAG GTAAAAAGGAATACTTGGATTTGACGAGACGATCTGGACGGTCTGGAGTCAAGTTTAAAAGTATGATATCTCTCATCAGAAATGGCTTCCTAAGATAG
- the LOC118281099 gene encoding uncharacterized protein LOC118281099, which translates to MSADSGWIPDHVAATMTDYDECAISLNETMILLHNKNFHEIQTMLKKVNKKLRDIGQLMRANGEVATLPVIVPAVLRNGGMKEKQNKTTTIATDLLNKTKPNTLENKGNSSTTTSVLTTLSNTTESLHNSSVKMKHLKSSTSVQRSSKKSTARTVVSSVKELKDNSTTSLKTTTDVTKTTSTAKTSVAVLRENRHKQVSDSDSSSEEYHSKEELLKAYYRLLEEYQEGYLVIFMMELAKQVAAKDVEDVHIILRHMAPILVETLKSKKLGWLGYPVTHVLLKFGLFVSDGPIHLVQNYSDMVYNMLRLRNTSLDADVNSIIDYAEILYDDNEGRRLFEALGDFEAYPNVSKTSTEVCKGLVDSFFKPYRRLLKSKRRQNLVDAITYVLKTSFPKRKSNDHDIISFIVHGNKYV; encoded by the exons ATGAGCGCTGATTCTGGCTGGATTCCCGACCATGTAGCTGCAACGATGACGGATTATGATGAATGCGCCATCT CACTCAACGAAACAATGATACTATTGCACAATAAGAATTTCCACGAAATACAAACGATGCTGAAAAAAGTCAACAAGAAGTTACGAGACATCGGTCAACTGATGCGAGCGAATGGGGAAGTGGCAACACTACCAGTCATCGTACCAGCAGTATTACGAAACGGGGGTATGaaagagaaacaaaataaaaccaccaCTATCGCCACAGACTTgctaaacaaaactaaacctAACACACTTGAGAATAAAGGGAATTCTTCTACAACAACTTCTGTGCTAACCACCCTATCAAACACAACAGAATCATTGCACAATTCAAGTGTAAAGATGAAGCATTTGAAATCTTCTACAAGTGTGCAACGAAGTTCGAAAAAATCTACAGCAAGAACAGTAGTATCTTCTGTTAAAGAGCTTAAAGATAATTCTACAACTTCTCTCAAAACAACGACTGATGTTACTAAAACAACGTCAACTGCTAAAACGTCTGTAGCTGTATTAAGAGAAAATAGACATAA ACAGGTTTCAGATTCCGACTCCTCATCAGAGGAGTATCATTCGAAAGAAGAATTACTGAAGGCCTATTACCGCCTGCTAGAAGAATACCAAGAAGGCTATCTGGTGATATTTATGATGGAGTTGGCTAAGCAGGTGGCTGCTAAAGACGTGGAAGATGTTCACATCATACTACGTCACATGGCACCAATACTTGTTGA GACACTGAAATCAAAGAAGCTGGGTTGGTTGGGATACCCGGTGACACACGTCTTGTTAAAGTTTGGGCTTTTTGTCTCAGATGGACCTATTCACCTTGTCCAAa ACTACTCAGACATGGTATACAATATGCTGAGGCTACGGAACACGTCTTTGGATGCTGATGTGAACTCCATCATCGATTACGCCGAGATCCTCTATGATGATAACGAGGGAAGACGCCTGTTCGAAGCTCTTGGGGATTTCGAGGCTTATCCTAATG TATCAAAAACCAGTACAGAAGTGTGCAAGGGTCTAGTAGACAGTTTCTTCAAGCCGTACCGTCGCCTGCTGAAGTCCAAGAGAAGACAGAACCTGGTGGATGCCATCACATATGTGCTGAAGACCAGCTTCCCGAAGAGGAAGTCAAATGATCACGATATAATCTCTTTTATAGTGCAtggtaataaatatgtataa